The window ACCACCACGCGTAAGACTGGAAGTGATGGAGTATGTTCTCATCTCCTTGATGTCTTGTTCATCTGGCTGAATAAGTGCGTTTTTCCTGATTCTAACAGTGCATATATTATGAAACAGAGGGTGCTAGAGGAGAGCAAGCAAGCAGATAGAACAACTGGTCAAGCAACACATAGAATCTCCAGGGGTATCCACGATAAGGTATAATACATTTTATTAGTCTTTACTTTTGGCACTGTTATTAAAATACTTGAAGGACTTGTGATGTTTTTTATGTTTAGAAGCTTATTAAGTCGAAAACATACACTATTTTCAAGATAACATCTATGAGTCTCAGTGAAAAATGGTGGACCTCCAATACCTTCTAAATTATCTACTAGAAATTATGTAAATTTGGATGGATTTAACAACCAAAGTATGGAGTTCGTAACTTTGTGAACATTTTTAAAGGAGTCTTAACACTTATCTTCTATGCTGAGAACAGAGGCGTTAGTAGTTAATAAGAGTGACTAATCGTATGTGTCTGCCATTCATGTGGAAGATAGAAACGAGTCTGACTTTTCTCATATGAATTTGCGAGAGTCTTGCATTATTTCACCTGCGTTAGACATTGGCAGTTACATGATAATCTAATAGATTGCTCCATTTGTGTAGTTAAAGATATGTGCAATCTCTGGTTGAATTCTAGCCTTTTCCTTTACTCTGTGAACTGTGGCTTCATCTTGCCGGATAGAGAAAAGTATCTTATTCACATTCTTCTATCATTCCTAGGGACACTCCTTAACAAGGAAGCTTGCCTCTGACGGCAAGGTGGACATGATGCAGACATTGCATAATCTAGCAGAAGGTAGCATCTTCTTGAATATTACTCAGGTGTTCCACTTCTATGTTCCATTCGACAGCAGATTTCACATGTTTGTCTTTTGTTTTGCAGATGAATTAGCTGGCTTTAAACAGACATGGAATGGCAATGCTGATAGGCATATTCCTGGATGGGAGAATGGGTCTGATTTCCATGCAAATGCAGGTTAGTGAGAAAAGGAAACGCCTTTCTCTGCTGATCATGGCAAATAGATCTGATGGATTACATTTGCACATTTCCGACGGAGTATTGACTCTTCTCAGTTAAACTATCTTTATTCCTTATACAGCTATGTTAGACTTAGGGTTTTTCCCCCCAATCATGCTAGACTTAGTTTGACAATGTTCTTAGTTTATGTATTTTACATTGCTATCGCTAAACTTTATTAGCTGTCTCATTTGAGAGGGCATGAAGAGAGTTTAGGTAACTTTGTCGATATAGGGCGTGGGAGTAACTGTGTAGGGAATTACTTCACCACCTCTCATCAAACAATGACACAGATGAAGGGAGGTAGACTTGACCTTACCACTAGCTTTTTAGTTAGCACTTCACAATGAGCCTAAGCAAATGATATTTCATGGTTGAGGCGTTGAGCATGGGTGAAATTAATTCCTCTGAAACACACTTGTGGAAGAGATCACTTTATGAAAAACACTCAAAAAAGGTAGAATTCCATTATTTATGATGCCGTGAATTTTTTAATTTAGTGTGGTAGCTAATTTTCGCAGCAAGTGGTAGAGTTTGTTGGAAAAATAATTTGCTAACTCAAAAAGAAATATTCAAATTAATGTCTTGGTTCattcttttaatattattttaatagaTTTTTATTATACCAATCAATTgaatatattttaatatatataactGAATATTTGAATAGCTTTGAATATAACAATTTACTAACCTTAAATGGCTATCATTATGGCTTTAAGAAAATTGATGTTTATAACGTTTTGCCTTTAATGTTAGTAACGTCTCTTATTGAGAAGATTCTTTAATTTTGTAACGTTTTTGGCAACAATCAGATGTCCAtattttggattatatataaGTATATGTTTGTGTTCATTTGGATGGAGTGAACAAAGTTAAaacttttcttcccttttcttttgtgaTGGGTTTTCTTTTATTCAATCTTTGTTGTTTCTGCTCCTAGTTATACTAGCTAcaagagcttgttgaatcctgGGGATACGCCTAATTTTATTTATCACGGTATGggcgaaatatccttaaggacagtgtCTTTGACACGCCTCAAGCTAAATCTTATTTTCCATAATAATCATCCAATTTTTCCAACAGAGTTCCCCCGGTTAGTAaattgaattttgaagtttttctAGTTTAGCGCTTCACTAAAAGATTACCTTATTCGTTTTAGATGAAAAATCCTTTTTAAAGCAGATTCTGGGCAAAAACTGTTAGAAGCTGCAGCCCTTAGATTTGACATTGCAGCAAATATGTAGCAGGAGTTGTTTTCAATCTCTTAGGAATTACCATACTAGTTTGATACACTCTTTGCTTGTGATTTACTGCACGCTTAGGTGGGAAGAATTAGACAAACTTTGTGGGCTATTATCTGTTTGCTTACGAAGTAAATCGCTACTTAAAGAAGCAAGCACAAAGATCATGCCTGCTTGAAATCTAGCTCTTGTTTACCCCATGCACTGGTACCAATTCTACCATTCGGGCCCAAAGTCTGACAGAAAGCTAAAACAAGCAAAGCGAAAAGTGGAACCTTGTCTATGTCATTCAGTGACCTGCTAGTTTCTGTTAGCCTTTCAGGATTTTGCTGGatgaaattttcctttcattttttttttttgttttttgaaaaggATGAATTCTTCCTTTCATAGGAAGAAGCTTAATGCATGTGTGATCCCTGTAATGTTTGCTGTTTGGTTTATGCAGGAACAAGTAATAATTGGTTGACCAACTGGGATCCTAGATTCAAAGATCCATTTAGTGGTCTGAGACGTAATAGCAGTACCCAGCCTGCGAGTCGAAGTGGAAAACCAAGAAACATCGTCAGGATCAACATTGAGTGAATGTACCTAATTCGGTAGCGATTTGCTTAGGTTTGAAGGGCATGTTACTGATCTGTTTCTGACCTTAGTTCCTTTTTTTTTGGGTCATTGTAATACTAGTGTTGCCTATTTCATGTATGCCTCTGCTTATTATCCACATGGTGCGTTAACTGGTGTTAAAGCCTCCATCCAATATTAAACGTCTTGTCTCACTCACTAATCATTTAAAAACTGGAATAGCATGTTTTAGGAGTGAACTAACAGCGTACATTTGtcaaggaaaaggaaaaagaagaaaacaacttTACGCATTTTAGAAGAAGTTTTAAATGTATTTACTGGACATCGACAGCTGCATCAGTAGTTTTGAGCATCAAGTTCTTGGCCATATCAGACAGATTTATGTCCAAGCCAGAGACAGAGCTAGGATTTGAAACTATTGAGTTCGGGATTGTATTTCTTTGGAGTTAttggattctaaattaataatatatacatattcaatgaatttttaaATACAAATATAGAGTTTGGACCAAAGTTACTGGTTCGGTTGAACTTGCGTCCGAAGTTCTAGCTCTGCCCTTGTGTCCAACCCCTCTAGTGAACGTCCTATCTACGAAAACAATGGATTAGTTTTAAGGTGAATTAATTGTTAATGTAAAATCATTTATGTGTAATATATTCTCGGCCATTGTCCCCTGTAAAGATGAAACTGATCAAAACTAAACTGGTATTGCGCAAGTATCGTTATAGCTTCTGGAACTGCATTGGAGGTTTGAGATAGTTGAAGAACAAGTGGTGTGCAGTTTTTCAAGAAAGTTTTGATTTTAAGGAACTAAACTGAACCTTTGTTCATATCATAGAAGATATCTGCGCCCTACTGTTTCTATATGCGAGGCCGAAGtcgaaaagagaaaaataagtgaATGAAAACTTGTCGTTCTCTCGAGCTGTAAAAACAATTTTTGGAGAGTATACTGATTTCATAGTTTGCGTTATTCTGTTAGCAGCGGAGAAGAAACTGAAATCAAGTAAACTTATTCTAGGATTTGTTATGTTCGAGAGAGAAAAAGGGAGACTTTCATATTTGTGTAAAAATGAAAATGATACAATACGTTTTTTATACAGACCTCATTCTTCCTTATATCTGATCCGCCCCAGACTATACATTGTGGGCAAAAATAATACTTAATTAAGTGGGCTTGGCCCAATacaatacaaaataataaaagccTAGCTCCTAACTAATCCGGACTGGGGTCTATATTTTCAACACCCCCCTTCAAGTTCGAGGGTGATAAAACCCCCAAGTTGGATAGAATACCATGACGAGCAGCACCAGGCAAGCTTTTAGTGAGGATATCAGCCAATTGAGTAGAGAAGAAGTGTGAAGCAGCTGAATGAGGCCTTCAGCAAGCTTGGTTCTGACCAGATGACAATCCAACTCAATATGCTTAGTACGCTCGTGAAAAATAGGGTTCTTGGCAATATGAATAGCAGCTTGGCTATCACAAAAAAGAGGAATAGCAGAAGAACAAGGAACACCCAAATCCATAAGTAATCTGTGCAGCCAAGTAATTTCACTGACAGCCTTACTCATGGCCCTGTATTCAGGTTCAGCAGATGACATTGAGACCACAGGTTGCTTCTTAAACTTCCAACCAACAAGGCTACCTCCTAATAATACACAAAAGCCAGTGACAGACCTTCTGATATCCGGGCAGGCAGCCCAGTCACTATCACAAAAAGCAGCAACAGAAAGATCAGGGGTATTGTTGAGGAAGATGCCAACCTCAGCAGTACCCTTCAAATACTTCAGTAAATGGAAACCAGCTTCCAAATGAGGCATACAAGGAAAGGGCATGAATTGAGACAGGTGTTGTACAACAAAAGAAATGTTTGGCCTAGTGTGAGTGAGAAAATTGAGTTTTCCAACCAAATATCTGTACACCTCAGGCTTGGGAAGAGGCACACCCTCCTTGGCCTTAAGTCTGACAGACAAGGAAAGAGGACAAACCACATGAGGGGCATCAGAACAATGAAACTCATGGAGAAGTTCATGAATGAACTTCTTTTGATGCAATAGAACACCTGAAGCTGAGTATAACAACTATATTCCCAAAAGTTAGTTAAGATAGCCCAAATCTTTAATTCTAAATTGATGGTGAAGAAATGACTTAAGAACAGAAATTTCAACACTATCAGTACCAATCAAAATAATGTCATCCACATAAACAACAAGTACCACAATAGAATCCCCAGAAACTTTTGTGAACAGGGAATAATCATTGAGAGAATGGGAATAATCTCTAGAAGATAGGGCTTGAGAAAACTTGGCATACCATTACCTGGAGGCTTATCTGAGCCCATAGAGAAATTTGTGCAACCTACAAACCAACTGCCTAGAAGTAAAAGGGCAAGAAACAATGTAACCAGGAGGCAGCTTCATGAAAACCTCTTCATCAAGGTCACCATGCAAAAAGGCATTATTTACATCCAATTGAAACATAGGCCAATGCTTCTTGACAACAACTGCAATAAGAGTCTTGACATTGGACATCTTCACCACAGGTGAAAATGTCTCATGAAAATCAATACCCTAAACTTGAGTATCCCCTTGACAACCAATCTAGCCTTATATCTCTCAATGCTCCCATCAGCCTTGTGCTTGATCTTGTAGACCAACTTGCAACCAATGGGCTTCTTGCCTGGAGGAAGCTCGACAACAGACCAAGTGACATTGGTTTCTAGAGCCTCAAACTCCTTGTCCATGGCTTCCTGCCACTCAGGAATACAAGCAGCCTGAGAGTAGGTGGCAGGTTCAGATAAAGGCTGAGAAGAAGATGAAACTGACAAGGAGGAAGAGGGGGAAGAGGAAGAAAGGGAACAAACATAATCCTGGAAATATCCTGGAGGATTATGAGGTCTGGAAGACCTCCTCACAGGAACATCACTAATGGAAGAGGGAGGAGGAAGATCAGGAGAAGGTAAAGGGGAAGAAGCATTAGGAGTAGAAGatggagaaggagaaggagaggATGGAGAAACAGAGGAAGGaatgaaagaaaaatcagtaaGAAGGGTAGAAGGGGAGGTAAAGACAGAATGAACAGGGGAAGGAGTGGTAGAGAAAGGAAAAATGTGTTCATAGAACTGAACATCCCTAGACACAAAACAAATTTTTGAGACAAGATTGTACAGTTTATAACTCTTCTTAGCAAAGGGATATCCTAGAAAGACACAAAGGACAGACCTAGGGTCAAATTTGTCCCTATGAACCTTAGGAACAGTAGCATAACATAAGAAGCCAAAAGTCCTAAGGTGAGCATAGGAAGGGGCAGAACCATAAAGCAATTCAAAAGGGGTTTTATTCTGTAAAAAGGGAGAAGGGAATCTATTAATGAGATATGTGGCAGTTAAAATGTGATCCCCCCAGAAAGAAATAGAGAGCTTAGATTGAAATAATAAAGCTCAGTAGTCTCAAGTAAATGTCTATGTTTCCTTTCTACTACACCATTCTGTTGTGGACTATGGGGACAGGTGGTCTGATGAATGATACCTTTGGTAGAAAAAAATGTGGAACCAATGGAACTAGAACCTAGCTCAAAAGCATTATCACTTTTAACAGAAGTATGAAAATGAGTTTTAACCATAGCAATGAAAGTTTTAAGTAAGTTAAAAGCATTGTTCTTAGCACCCATCAAGTGAGTCCAAGAGCTCTAGAATAGTCATCCATAATGGTGAGAAAATACTTAGCACCATGGGAGGTAGGAGAGTGATAAGGACCCAGGTGTCAATGCGAATTAATTGGAAGGGAGTAGAGGAGTGAATGGTGCTATCAGGAAAGGAAGTCTGGTTTGCCTAGCTAGAGGGCAAACAGGACAAGGAAATGATTGTTTAGAGGAGAAAGAGGGACTGAGAACAGAAATCCCTTTCATTCTAGAGAATGGTATATGACCAAGTCTAAAATGCCAAACAATATCCATTTTTTAGAAACAGTAGATACAGAATTACAAGAAGGTGCAGAATTACAAGAAGAAGCAATAGAAGTACCAATACCGTTACATTCAGAAGAAGAAATAGGAAATACAAAAGCAAAATTGGAAACACATCTTTAATGAGTAATCATGGGGACTAGTATCTTGTAGAGTCCATTATCCAGTTTACCAAGAGCCAGTGGCTTCTTAAGAGAAGGGCCCTATAATACACATAAATCCTTAGTAAACTGTGCAATGCCATCAAACTGATCAACCAATTGATGAATAGAAATCAGGTTGTATTGAAAACTAGGAACATAAAGGACATTGTGGAGAGTGAAATTGGAAAACAAAGCTAAAGAACCATAATTTGTAACTTTAACTTTGTAACCATTAGGAAGAGAAACAAGACAAGGAATAGTAAGAGGTTGAATGTTGAAAAGAAGAGATTTAAGAGAGGTCATATAATCAGATGCCCCAGAATCAATAATCCAATCAGAAATATTGACTTTGGAGAATAAAGCAGGCTTAATAAGTACACTATGAGTGGATATCCTACCAGCAAAATGTGCAGATGCCATGAGAGGGTGAGAAGAGTCAGGAGTGACATGAGTTTGTTGCAGAAATTGAATCAGCTGGGAGCATtagtcttttgtcaagccaggaAAACCAGTAGATGAGTCAGAGTAGCCACTCTGAATAGCACCACCAGTGAGTTGAGAAGCAGATGCCTGAGATGTAGAAGAATCAAGTGCAGTATGTGCTGAAGCCTTTTTGGGACCACCACCCTTAGAGAACTTGAAGTTTGGTGGATAACCATGAAATTTATAGCATTTTTCAATGTTATGCCCAGGCTTCTTACAGTATTTACAAGTGACTAAACTCCTCTAACTATCAAAATTCACTTTAGGAGTATAAAGCTATTTAGAAGAACCAACATTAAAAGAGGCAGATTCAGAGGAGAAATAAGATGTAGCAGACACATGTCTCTGTTTTTCATCACTTAAGAGAATACTATATACTGTGTCAATAGAAGGAAGGGGCATGATCATCAATATGTTGCTTCTGACTTGAACATATGTGTCATTCAGCCCCATGAAAAACTGATAGACCTTTTGTTTTTCCTCAGACCTAATATTTCTCCCACAAATACACCTATCATCAGAACTGGCAGAAAGAGAGGTCAATTCATCCCAAAGTTGTTTAAGTTTGataaaataagaaggaatgtcaagagcaccatgagaaatgTGTGCCATCTCCTTTTTTAACTCAAAGACCCTAGCTCCATCAGCTTCCCCATACCTGGTCTCAAGTTCCTTCCAAATATCCTTGGCAAACTTAGAGTAGACTACAGTACGGTGGATTTCCTTAGTCACAAAATTAGCCAGCCATGCAACAACTAAATTATTGCACATTTGCCATTGGCGAAGAAGAGGAGACCCCTCTTGAGGTCTCTCAGAAGTTCCATTGATGAATTCCAATTTGTTCCTAACAGATAGAGCCACTAAAATGGATCTATGCCAACTCCCATAACATGAGCCATCAAAAGGCTTAGTGACCAAAGAAGAACCTAGTAAATCAGAGCGATGTACATATAAAGGGTGATAGAGATGTGTATAGTCATCAGGGTGAAAAGGAAGGCGACTCGCAGCACTATGGTCAATAGGAGCAGAATTATCCGTAGAAAAGGAAGATGATGTACTCGACGGAATGGCCATCAGA of the Nicotiana tabacum cultivar K326 chromosome 7, ASM71507v2, whole genome shotgun sequence genome contains:
- the LOC107805838 gene encoding uncharacterized protein LOC107805838; translation: MAIPSSTSSSFSTDNSAPIDHSAASRLPFHPDDYTHLYHPLYVHRSDLLGSSLVTKPFDGSCYGSWHRSILVALSVRNKLEFINGTSERPQEGSPLLRQWQMCNNLVVAWLANFVTKEIHRTVVYSKFAKDIWKELETRYGEADGARVFELKKEMAHISHGALDIPSYFIKLKQLWDELTSLSASSDDRCICGRNIRSEEKQKVYQFFMGLNDTYVQVRSNILMIMPLPSIDTVYSILLSDEKQRHVSATSYFSSESASFNRSLVTCKYCKKPGHNIEKCYKFHGYPPNFKFSKGGGPKKASAHTALDSSTSQASASQLTGGAIQSGYSDSSTGFPGLTKD